A stretch of DNA from Desulfosarcina ovata subsp. ovata:
GATCCTCGGCGGTGTAACCGAAACGTCGCTGAGCGGCCAGCAGGGCGTCGCCCGTCGGTGGGGGTGGCGGATCGACGGCGGTCAGGTCCGCCATCTGCAGCAGGTTTTCCTCCAGCCAGCGACCGTAGGGCCGCCGGGCGGCCATGGTCTGTTTGATCTCGTCGTCATGGATGATGCGGTGCTGTTCCAGATCCACAAGGAACATGCGCCCCGGTTCCAGGCGGCCTTTATGGAGCACATTGGCCGGATCCACGGGCAAAACACCGGTTTCCGACGCCATGATCACGCGGCCGTCGCGGGTGACCGTGTAGCGGCTGGGCCGCAGGCCGTTGCGGTCCAGCACGGCCCCCACCTGGATGCCGTCGGTGAAGGGGACCGCCGCGGGTCCGTCCCAGGGCTCCATGAAACAGCTGTGATAGCGATAAAAGTCGCGCTTGGCCGACCCCATGGTCGCATGGTGCTGCCAGGCCTCGGGGATCAGCATCATCACGCACTGGGCCAGGGGGCGGCCGGTGTGCAGGAGCAGTTCCAGGGCGTTGTCCAGGACCGCCGAATCGCTGCCGTCGGGGTCGCATACCGGACTCAGACCGGCGATCGGCCTTCCGGTCTCCCCGTCGCGGAACAGGGATTCGCGGGCGCGCATCCAGTTGATGTTGCCCCGCACCGTATTGATCTCGCCGTTGTGGCACAGGTAGCGGAACGGCTGGGCCAGGCGCCAGGACGGAAAGGTGTTGGTGCTGTAACGCTGGTGAACCAGGGCCAGGGCGCTGGCCATGGACGGATCCAGCAAGTCGGGAAAAAAGGCGCTCATCTGATCGGCCAGCAGCATGCCTTTGTAAATCAGGGTGCGGGCGGAGAGGCTGACCATGTGGAAACGGTCTTCTCCGGCGTCGCCCGCTTCGCGGAAGCGGTTTTCCGAGGCCTTGCGCATGAGAAAAAGCTGTCGTTCGAAGGCCGGATCATCGCTGCCGGACGGGCCCTTGCCCACGAAGGCCATGCGAATGACGGGCATGGCCTGCCGGGCCAGGTCGCCGGCCGCCTCCGGACGGACCGGCACCTCACGCCAGCCGAGAAAGGCCAGGCCCATCCGTCCGGCCGCGTCCTCGATGACGCCCTGGGCCATCCGGCGCCGGTTTTCATCCACGGGCAAAAAGACCAGGCCGGCCGCATAATCGCTCTCGCCGGGCAGCTGGATTCCGGCCTCGCGGGCTGCCTTGTGCAGAAACGCATGCGGTTTCTGCATGAGAATGCCGGCACCGTCGCCGGTGGTCGCATCGCAGCCGCAGGCGCCCCGGTGGGTCAGGTTGACCAGGATCTGCAGCGCGTCCCGGATCAGGCCGTGACGCTTGCGGTTGTGGATGTCGCAGATCATGCCCACACCGCAGGCATCGTGTTCAAAGGTCGGGGAGTAGAGTCCTTTGGTACATGCATCTTGAGCAATTGGAGTCATGGTCAGCACCGCTCTTTCCTTTCAGCATGCGGGTCGACCCGGTTGGCGGCAGGACGACCGCGGATATTGTCCGTTCGGCGGGGGAGATGGTTGGACAACTGCGTTGACGGATCCACCATCTTTACAAAAACGTATCAAATTTGTCCAGTACCACGCATTTTTGTTATTGACCAGGACGGTCATGAATGCCATTGACAGCTTACAGAATAAAGGCGTGATGCGAAATTGACCACATGGCGGCACGATAGATGCAGAAATGTCAGCCACCCATCAATAATTTTACAATTGATGGTCACACACCACGCCGTATTTCGGACCTGAAAGGCAAATCGCACGCATGACGGCCAAACGACAAGACCTGTTGAACATGCTTTGTGACCTGAGCGATCTTTCCGCCCTGGTGACGGGCAGCGAAAACATCGAAAATTTCCTCCAGCGCACCGTGTTGCTGGTATCCGGGCACCTGGAAACACCGGTGTGCTCCATCTACCTGTACGACGAAACGGCCGATGAACTGGTGCTCAAGGCTACCGTGGGACTCAACCCCGAAGCGGTAGACCGGGTACGCATGGGTTCCGGCCAGGGGCTGGTGGGCACAGTGATGGCCAGCAGCCAGCCGGTCTGCGAGGGGCACGCCAGTCAGAGCCCGCGTTTTCGCTATTTTCCGGAAACCGATGAACTGCTCTACGAATCCTTTCTGGCCGTTCCCATCCGCAAGGGCGTGGTCAAGATCGGCGTACTGGTGGTGCAGCATACCGAGCCCGATTATTTCGATACCACCGACATCACGGCCCTCAAGGCCACCGCGGCCCAACTGGCCGCGGTTCTGGAAAACGCCCGGCTGCTAATGGACCTGCAGCGCATGTGCAGCATCCCGGAAAAGCTGGCCTGCAACCAGAGCTTTATCAAGGGGCAGCGGGCAGCCGGCGGATTCGCCTTCGGCCGGGCCAGGGTATGGGGCAAAAGCCACGTCCGGCTGATCGCCGGTCCTGACACATCCGAGAGTGGCGACATGGCCGATTTCCGGCGCGCGATCGGTCAGACCGCCGCTCAGCTGGACGCCCTCCAGAGACGTTGTGCCGAACGGCTGCCCGAAAGCGCTTCATTGATCTTCGCCGCTCATTTCATGATGCTCAAGGACCCCAAATTCATCGATCGCATGGTGGAAAAGATCGAAAGCGGCAGCCCGGCCACCCGGGCCGTGCGCGACGTGGCCGGCCAGTACATTCAGCTGTTCACGGACAGTCCGCATCCCTACATCCGTGAAAAGGTCAGCGACATCGAAGACCTGGCCGGCCGGCTGATGAGCAACCTGGTCCCGCTGGCGGACGACCAGAATGGCAACAGCGGCGGCAAGGTGGTCATCGCCCGGGAGCTGTACCCTTCGGAGCTGCTCAAACTGGCCGCCGAATCGGTGGCCGGCATCGTGCTGGCCAACGGCGGCGTCACTTCCCACGTGGCCATCATTTCGCGCTCCCTGAAAATCCCCATGGTGGTGGTCCAGTGCCCGGAGCTGATGCACCTGGATGAAGGCACGCCGGTGCTGATTGACGGCGACGTGGGCAACGTCTTTGTGGATCCCGACAAAACGGTGATCGATCGTTACGATGCCCGCAACCAGGCGCGCCGGCAGGTGCCCGTAGCGGCCGAGCCCCAACCGGCCGGTCCCACCCGCACCCTTGACGGCACCCGGATCCATCTTCTGGCCAACATCAACCTGCTGGCCGAGCTGCCCCTGGCCGGGCAGATGGGCGCGGCGGGCATCGGCCTCTACCGGACCGAGTTCCCGTTTCTCATCCGGCCATCGTTTCCCTCGGAAACCGAGCAGTACCTGGTCTACCGCAAGGTGGTGGAATCCATGACCGGCAAGCCCGTGGTCTTCCGCACCCTGGATATCGGCGGCGAAAAGACCCTGTCCTATGCTGACGCGGAGACCGAACCCAATCCGGAACTGGGGCTGCGCTCGATCCGATTTACCCTGGCCTACCGGGATATTTTCGAGCAGCAGGTGCGGGCCATCCTGCGGGCCGCCGCCGGCAGCCGCACACCGGCAATCATGTTCCCCCTGATCTCTTCCGTGGACGATTTCAGAAAGGCGCGGCAGGTGGTCACCGACTGTCTCGATCAGCTGCGCGCCGAGGGGCTGGAACATCACGATCATCCGGCCATCGGTATGATGGTCGAGCTTCCCGCGGTCGTGGAGAGCATGGCCGAATTTGCCGCCGAGGCTGATTTTTTCGCCATCGGCACCAATGATTTTGTTCAGTACATGCTGGGTGTCGACCGCAGCAACAAACGCGTGGCCGATTACTACCGGCCCGAGCACCCCTCGGTGCTGCGGGCCCTGAACCGGGTGGTGCGGGTGGCCATCGAACACAAAAAACCCATCAGCATCTGCGGCGAGATGGCCCACGACGAGACCATGATTCCCTTCCTGCTGGGCATCGGCATGCGCCGGCTGAGCATCGACCCCCAGTTCATGCCCGCCGTACGCACCTGCATCACCGGCCTGACCATCGACGCCTGCCAGGCCTACGCCGGGGAACTGCTGGCTGCCGGCAGTGTCAGCGCCGTCCGGGAGATACTGTCGCGCCAACCCAACCTGGCCGCCTGACCCCGGGATTGATTCATTGAGGCGCTTGCGTTAAATTCCAGATCCAGTGGCGGGATCGCCCCGCCTGAAAACAAAATCGATGACCCCGTAACAGTCGAAAATCTCATATTTTCGTCATTCCGGCGTAGGCCGGAATCCAGTCTTTTCAATTCTTTATGGATGCCGGGGCAAGCCCGGCATGACGATCCTGCGACTATTTACGGATCCGTCAACAAATTGATTGGGAATTCTTTTCGATGCCTATTTCACGCACCTGGTCCATCCGTATCCTCTGCTGCTGGTTGATCGCCGGCAGCTTTTTTGTGATCCCCCGGCCGGCCGTCTGCGCCGAAGGCGACGCCACGGTGGCCGAAAGTGCGTCACCGGCCGAGCCGCTGCCCACCCTGGCCGAGATGGTCTACCAGTCGGGCACCCTGAGCCAGCAACTGGCCACCCTGAAAACCCGAACGGCCGACATCAACAGCCTGCAGAAGCTGGATCAGCAGCTCGACCAGGCCAAACTGCGCGTCGAGCAGTTCGACAGCCGGCTGACCGCCATGAATGCCGATGACCTGCAGAGCTACCAGCAGCTGGCGTCGGTTAAAAGCGATATTCGTGGAACCCGTGAGACCGTTGCCCGGCTGGCCGCCACCCTGGCCGAAAATATCAACCCGGTGGAAACTTGGCGGCGGCAGTGGCTCGACCGGAAAAAGAAGTGGGCCCAATGGCACGCCCAACTGGGCGACGACCTGGCGCTGGAAAGCGTGGCCAGCGCCTTTGCCCGGGCCACGGCGGAGATCGATGAAGCCCTGAACCTGGTGACCCGCAAGCTGGAGCCGATGCTGGCCATCCAGCAGAAAATCGGCGACATCAACGCCCGGATCGACAGCCAGCGGGAGCGCATCGATGCCATGATGGCCCAGCAGCGCGGGGATGCCCTGCGTGGCGGCACCCCGACCATTTTTTCGCGGGACTACCTGCGACAACTTATCGACCTCTCCCATGAGCCGGGTAAAATCGCAAAGCCCATGGCCTTCACGGAAAAAGGCTTTTTTGCTGACAAGGCCTGGCTCATCGTGCTGCAGGTGGTGGTCTTTGCGCTGCTGCTCGGCCGGCTGCGCCGCCATGGGCCCGAGCTGATCAATCAGGCCAACCGGCGGTTTCTGGGCAAGCGTCCGGTTTCGGTGGCCCTTCTGGTGCCCATTTTTGCGCTCACCTTCCTCTACGGCACCCCGCCACCGCTCTGGCGCATGCTGATTCTCTCCCTGGCCGGTGTGGCCACGGCCCGGCTGATGACCCACTTTGTCGCCGAACGATGGATCCGGTTATCCATCTATATCCTGGTGACGGTGATGATCCTGTTCCAGGGACTGCTGATCCTGGGGATCCCCCTGGCACTGGTGCGGCTTTTCATCCTGGTGTGGACCGGGGCTGGCGTGGTCTTTTTCGGCTGGCGGGTCAGAAAGGAGATCGCCGGAGAGAAACCGGGCTGGCGGGAGGTATGGGCGCTACGGCTGGTGACGCTGATGTTTGCCATCATTCTGGTCACCGACATCATCGGTTTTAGCGGTTTTGCCACCCAGCTGATGGACGGTGCCATGCGTACGGCCATGCTGCTGCTCATGGGATGGGCCATGATCCGTCTGACCCGGACGGGGCTGGAGATCGGTATGGAGTCGCTGCCCATGGGGAGCTTCCGGTTTTTGCGCAACAACGCCAACGAAATTCTCGCCCGGCTGATTTTTATCAGCAACGCGGTAATCGTTTTCTTCGTGGTCGCCAACCTGCTGGTGGCCTGGAAACTCTACGCCATTCCCGCGGATGCGGTTCAGGCGGTGCTCTCCTTCGGATTGTCCATGGGGGGGCACCACATCACCCTGGGGCTGGTGCTGGTGGCCGGCATCATCCTGTACGGTGCCTTCGTGCTCTCCTGGAGCTTGCAGGGGGTGCTCATGGAGAATGTGCTCAGCCGCGGGCATATGGACACCGGCGCCCGGCTTTCCATTGTGCGCCTGGTGCACTATGCTCTGATTCTGATCGGCTTCCTGATCGCCCTGTCGGCCATGGGATTCGAGTTGCAGAACATCACCATCATCGGCGGTGCCCTCGGCGTCGGGATCGGTTTCGGCATGCAGAACATCGTCAACAACTTCGTCTCCGGCCTGATCCTGCTCTTCGAACGGCCCATCAAGGTGGGCGACGTGGTGCAGCTCGGCGACGGCCAGCAGGGGCGGGTCACCAACCTGGGATTGCGGGCGACCACGGTACAGACCTTCGACCGGGCCGAAATCGTCGTGCCCAACGGCGATCTCATCTCCAGCCAGGTGACCAACTGGACCCTGGGCGACCGCAGCATGCGGCTGACCATCCCCGTTGGTGTGGCCTACGGATCGGACGTGGAAACGGTTATGCGGGTGCTCATGGCCGTGGCCACGGAGAGCGACAAGGTGCTCAAGGATCCCCAGCCCATGGTGCTGTTTCTTAATTTCGGAGACAGCTCGCTGGATTTTCAGCTCCGGGTGTGGATTGCCGATTTCAACGAGCGCCGCATCATCCAGAGTGCCCTGATCCGTGAAATCGATCGCCGCTTCCGTATCGGAAACGTGGAGATTCCCTTTCCCCAGCGTGACCTGCACCTGCGCAGCGTGGACGATACGGCTGCGGATCGTTTAAACTCAAAAGAAGCACCGCCTCCCCCGGCGGCGGTGCCGGAAAGCGAATAGCTGATGACTCCGACCATGGACCAGATGCGCGCCCACCGCTCCATCCGCAAGTTCACAGACCGGACCGTGGATGACGACACCGTGCAGGCGATCGTCTCGGCGGCCCAGGGTGCGGCGACCTCCCATTTTGTACAGGCCTACACGGTGATCCAGGTCAAGGACCAGGAGAAACGCACGGCCATCGCCCAACTGTCAGGCCCCCAGGCATGGGTGGAACAGGCGCCGGTCTTCCTGGTTTTCTGTGCCGACCTGAGCCGCCTGGAAACCGCCTGCGACATGCAAGCGGGTGCCATGGAAAAGGGCTGGGCCGAGCAGTTTGTCACCGCCACCGTGGATGTGGCCCTGCTTGCCCAGAACGTTCTCCTGGCGGCCGAATCCCTGGGGATGGGCGGTGTTTTCATCGGCGGCATCCGCAACGATCCCCAGACGGTCTGCGACCTGCTGGCGATCCCCGATCAGGCCTATCCGGTGTTTGGCATGTGCCTGGGCTGGCCGGCCCACGACCCGCCGCCCAAACCGCGCCTGCCGGTCGAGGCCGTGCTCTTCACCGACCGTTATCCAGAAACCCATGACCGGCAAATGCTCTCCGACTACGACCGGATCATCAACCACTACTACCTACACCGCAACAGCAACCTCCGGGATGAAACCTGGACTCGCCAGATGGCCGATTTCATGGGCCGGATCATCCGGCCACACATGAAGGCCTTTTTGGAGAAGAGAGGCTTGTTTTTGAAATAGGACGGGTGGCCGAGTCCCTGGAGTACGGCATGGTCGGCGTCAACACCGGCCTGATTTCAACCGATTTTATCTGCAAGTGTGGCCCGGCCCATTACCCTTGGCCGACTCCGTTTCATTGATTTGCGTCTCGCTCCCATGCTCCGCGTGGGAGCGCCAGCTATGTTTTACCGGATCAGCATGAATTGTCCAACTCGCATGAGTTCCAAGTTGTGCGTTTCACCTTACTGAAGAGATAAGGCGATTGGCGGAAAAGAAAATACCAGGATGCGCAGGATTTTCATTCGTATTCAAGGCGGTTTTTTTTACGCATAGTGGGGCTATGTGTGGAAAAGCCCAACGCAGAAGACGGATGAAAAGACAAGCAGGCGGGTATATTCTTTGACAGAAATCGCCTAACCCTTCTGACAGATGGTGAACGTCGCATTCCGACACCTTCACCCGTCAGCCTATCCACCTATTTCATTTCACCTTCCGAACAATCCCCACATACTTCCCCAAAACGGTTACCTGACTGCGCTGAGGGCCTTTGAACACCAATGGCGAATAGGCGGCATTGGCCGGTTCCAGGGTCAGACTGCTGCGGTCGAAACGCACGATTTTCAGCGTGGCTTCAGCCAGCAGGTTCTGCACCATCACGGCGGCAATCTGTCCGTTTTCGACCCGCTTCTGCGGACGGATGATCGCCAGGTCGCCGTCCATGATATGGGCATCGATCATGGAGTCTCCCTTGACGCGCAATCCAAAGCAGCGTTTGCAACCGAACAGGGCCGGTGATATGGACAGCTCCGCTTCAATGTTTTCGATGGCTTCCATGGGTTGGCCGGCGGCGATCGTTCCGATCAACGGAATGCCGGGGCCGATCACATCCCTGTTGAACCGCCAGGCGCGTTTTTTTCCCGGTTCGGCCACAAGGTAGCCCTTGTCCTTGAGAAGGTTCAGGATGCGGTGGATGCCGGCCGGACCGCTCAGCCCAAAATGGGCACAAATTTCGCGCACCGTGGGAGCCATACGCTGCTCCTGCTGAAACGCGATGATGTACTCCAGTACGCTTTTTTGTCGTGGCGTGAGATCGGATGTCATGGAATCGCTCCATAATAATGTTGATAAACAGCCGCTGACACACATCAACAGCCTCGCCAACCCCGGCCCCTTGTATGCAGGATAACCGCATTTGGATCGATTTGCAGTTCTTCGCGGGCATGGCCCGCTCTTACACGCATCAATGGCTTCGTCAAGCATGGTTTTGTAAGAGCTGGCCATGCCTGCGACTTTTACCTATTTCCAACGCTCCGGCGGTTTTTGCCTGGTTTCCATGCTCCAGCGGTTTTTTTCCTGGTTCCCATGCTCCAGCGTGGGAACCCAAACCTTTCGGTTAGAATTCATTACGGTCAATTCTTGAAAAGCATGTCACTTGGGCTTTGCACACCCTTGCCGCCCTTGTTAAGCACATGGGTATAGATCATGGTCGTAGACACATCCTTGTGGCCCAGCAGTTCCTGCACGGTTCGAATATCATACCCCGATTCCAACAGGTGTGTCGCAAAGCTGTGCCGCATGGAGTGGCAGCTTCCGGGTTTTGTTATCTTGCAGGATTTGATGGCCTTTTTAATGGCACGTTGCAGTACCGCCTCAGATAGGTGATGGCGTTGTTCGATGCCGGTCCTGGGGTCGATGGACCGTTTGGTTGCTGGGAATACATACTGCCATGACCAGCTACGATTCGCATGAGGGTATTTTCTTTCCAGGGCATATGGGAGATACACCGTCCCGAATCCTGCCTTCAGATCGATTGCATGTGCAAGTTTGATCTTTTCCAGATGCCTCGATAGCGCCTCAACGACGATTTCCGGTAGCATGGTAACCCGGTCTTTCTGTCCCTTGCCGTTACGAACAACAATTTGCTGGTAACCAAAATCGATATCTTTAACCCGCAGCCGGACGCATTCCATCAAACGCAGGCCCGCCCCATAAAGCAGTTGGCCCATGATCCAGGTGACGCCGTCAAGCTGTAAAAGGATGTTTCGGACTTCCTCCCGGGTGAAGACTACCGGTAATTTTAATGGCCTTTTTGCGTACGTCAGATTTTCGAATTGAGAAAGTTCCTTTTTCAGGACATGGCGATAAAGAAACACAAGGGCGCACAATGCCTGGTTCTGAGTGGAACTGGCAACTTTTCTCTGGACGGCCAGATAGTTCAAAAAATCGGTTATATGGTTTTCATTGAGATCGTTGGGGTGGCGTTTGTCATGAAAAAAAATGTACCGTTTGATCCATCCGAGGTATGATTCCTCGGTACGGATACTGTAATGCATGCGGCGGATGCAATGTCGAACCTGATCCAGCAAACGTGGTTTTGTGCCATCCAGGTCTTTAACCATTGAAGACGGATCGTAAGAATTGTTTGGGGTTGTGGGAAATCGTTCAGCCATGGCGCGCCTCCGATCAAACTCATTAAATCCATGATACCAAATATTTACATTGACACTTCGGTTGATTACGAATATTTATTTCTCGTATACTCAAAAACGTTGCTTTCCAAAAGATCCAGGCATTAACATTTGTTCATGTTACACTATGCATTCATGAAATGTCAATTTTTTATTTGACAATTTAGTCGTATAGCAAGGTTGAATATGGTTGATAGGCTGCAAATTAGTCGTATAGCAAAGTTTCGTAAACAATAATGTCGTATTATAAGGCGACTGTTCGGTCGTCTAATCTATGTTGGCTTGAGAGAAGATAAGGCATGTCCTATTACTACCGAGGATACAGGCGAGGTCGTTATTGGGGGGCGTACCATGTCAGCAAGCGCCGTCATCTGACAAACCTGTTCGGCGGCATTGATCAGGACATCGAGCGCGCTTTCTTTGCCCTTTCTTCGTCCGAGCTCGAGGCGCTCTTCATGGTCTATGGCCGTCAGTACGGCAAGAGTGCAGAAGCCTATGCCCGACGCACATACCCTCAGTGGAAGAGCGGTGCTGTAAAGCTGAGTGGACAAACGGCGGAACGACTTCTCGAACTCCTGCCGCCGCGCCTCTCCAAAGAACAGAGATATGAGCTTATACGCAAGCTGCGGAAGCACTACCTTAAACGAACCAATGAGTACGTAGCAACGCCCCCGGAGACTTGGCGTCAACGTGTGATTCCGGCCGTGGAAAAAGTAATCAGAGCCAGCAGGGATTTTAAACTGCCTCAAGAGTTATACGAAAAGGCCACATGGTTAACAGATGGAGACACGCAAGCGGTACATCGTATCCTGCATTCGATTGAGGAAGAGGAGGCCCGTCAGAGAACCGCATATTTGGATGCCGAGTTCAAGCGAATCGAAGTATTTGTGGCTAATATCAAGACTACCGATT
This window harbors:
- the ptsP gene encoding phosphoenolpyruvate--protein phosphotransferase, with the translated sequence MTAKRQDLLNMLCDLSDLSALVTGSENIENFLQRTVLLVSGHLETPVCSIYLYDETADELVLKATVGLNPEAVDRVRMGSGQGLVGTVMASSQPVCEGHASQSPRFRYFPETDELLYESFLAVPIRKGVVKIGVLVVQHTEPDYFDTTDITALKATAAQLAAVLENARLLMDLQRMCSIPEKLACNQSFIKGQRAAGGFAFGRARVWGKSHVRLIAGPDTSESGDMADFRRAIGQTAAQLDALQRRCAERLPESASLIFAAHFMMLKDPKFIDRMVEKIESGSPATRAVRDVAGQYIQLFTDSPHPYIREKVSDIEDLAGRLMSNLVPLADDQNGNSGGKVVIARELYPSELLKLAAESVAGIVLANGGVTSHVAIISRSLKIPMVVVQCPELMHLDEGTPVLIDGDVGNVFVDPDKTVIDRYDARNQARRQVPVAAEPQPAGPTRTLDGTRIHLLANINLLAELPLAGQMGAAGIGLYRTEFPFLIRPSFPSETEQYLVYRKVVESMTGKPVVFRTLDIGGEKTLSYADAETEPNPELGLRSIRFTLAYRDIFEQQVRAILRAAAGSRTPAIMFPLISSVDDFRKARQVVTDCLDQLRAEGLEHHDHPAIGMMVELPAVVESMAEFAAEADFFAIGTNDFVQYMLGVDRSNKRVADYYRPEHPSVLRALNRVVRVAIEHKKPISICGEMAHDETMIPFLLGIGMRRLSIDPQFMPAVRTCITGLTIDACQAYAGELLAAGSVSAVREILSRQPNLAA
- a CDS encoding mechanosensitive ion channel family protein, with the translated sequence MPISRTWSIRILCCWLIAGSFFVIPRPAVCAEGDATVAESASPAEPLPTLAEMVYQSGTLSQQLATLKTRTADINSLQKLDQQLDQAKLRVEQFDSRLTAMNADDLQSYQQLASVKSDIRGTRETVARLAATLAENINPVETWRRQWLDRKKKWAQWHAQLGDDLALESVASAFARATAEIDEALNLVTRKLEPMLAIQQKIGDINARIDSQRERIDAMMAQQRGDALRGGTPTIFSRDYLRQLIDLSHEPGKIAKPMAFTEKGFFADKAWLIVLQVVVFALLLGRLRRHGPELINQANRRFLGKRPVSVALLVPIFALTFLYGTPPPLWRMLILSLAGVATARLMTHFVAERWIRLSIYILVTVMILFQGLLILGIPLALVRLFILVWTGAGVVFFGWRVRKEIAGEKPGWREVWALRLVTLMFAIILVTDIIGFSGFATQLMDGAMRTAMLLLMGWAMIRLTRTGLEIGMESLPMGSFRFLRNNANEILARLIFISNAVIVFFVVANLLVAWKLYAIPADAVQAVLSFGLSMGGHHITLGLVLVAGIILYGAFVLSWSLQGVLMENVLSRGHMDTGARLSIVRLVHYALILIGFLIALSAMGFELQNITIIGGALGVGIGFGMQNIVNNFVSGLILLFERPIKVGDVVQLGDGQQGRVTNLGLRATTVQTFDRAEIVVPNGDLISSQVTNWTLGDRSMRLTIPVGVAYGSDVETVMRVLMAVATESDKVLKDPQPMVLFLNFGDSSLDFQLRVWIADFNERRIIQSALIREIDRRFRIGNVEIPFPQRDLHLRSVDDTAADRLNSKEAPPPPAAVPESE
- the nfsA gene encoding oxygen-insensitive NADPH nitroreductase; its protein translation is MTPTMDQMRAHRSIRKFTDRTVDDDTVQAIVSAAQGAATSHFVQAYTVIQVKDQEKRTAIAQLSGPQAWVEQAPVFLVFCADLSRLETACDMQAGAMEKGWAEQFVTATVDVALLAQNVLLAAESLGMGGVFIGGIRNDPQTVCDLLAIPDQAYPVFGMCLGWPAHDPPPKPRLPVEAVLFTDRYPETHDRQMLSDYDRIINHYYLHRNSNLRDETWTRQMADFMGRIIRPHMKAFLEKRGLFLK
- the lexA gene encoding transcriptional repressor LexA, coding for MTSDLTPRQKSVLEYIIAFQQEQRMAPTVREICAHFGLSGPAGIHRILNLLKDKGYLVAEPGKKRAWRFNRDVIGPGIPLIGTIAAGQPMEAIENIEAELSISPALFGCKRCFGLRVKGDSMIDAHIMDGDLAIIRPQKRVENGQIAAVMVQNLLAEATLKIVRFDRSSLTLEPANAAYSPLVFKGPQRSQVTVLGKYVGIVRKVK